From a region of the Pseudanabaena sp. ABRG5-3 genome:
- a CDS encoding aldehyde oxygenase (deformylating), with product MSSVPMNLSLDFYSDSYRDSFSRINGIVIEGEQEAYDNFLSLAQLLPEHTEELIHLGRMEFRHRKSFEACGKNLKVHPDLEFAEEFFADLRQAFQIATDNQQIAACLLIQALVIECFAIAAYNNYIPVADNFARKITESVVADEYLHLNFGATWLKANFTTVKAELESANHQALPIIWRMLNQVEVDAVKIGMNKQLLIEDFIIRYGESLSQIGFSTREIMRLTSQGLGIA from the coding sequence ATGTCGTCAGTTCCAATGAACCTATCCCTTGATTTTTATAGTGATTCCTATCGCGATAGTTTTAGTCGCATCAATGGCATTGTGATTGAAGGAGAACAGGAAGCCTATGATAATTTTCTCTCTCTAGCACAACTTCTCCCAGAACATACAGAAGAATTAATCCATTTAGGAAGAATGGAATTTCGTCATCGCAAAAGTTTTGAAGCCTGTGGCAAAAATCTCAAGGTACATCCCGATCTCGAATTTGCCGAAGAATTCTTTGCAGATTTACGCCAAGCATTTCAAATCGCTACCGACAATCAACAGATTGCTGCCTGCCTATTGATTCAAGCTTTAGTGATTGAATGTTTTGCGATCGCAGCCTATAACAACTACATTCCTGTTGCTGATAATTTTGCGCGCAAAATCACTGAATCTGTAGTTGCTGATGAATATCTTCATCTCAATTTTGGTGCAACATGGCTCAAGGCAAATTTTACAACTGTCAAAGCAGAACTAGAATCTGCTAACCATCAAGCTTTACCAATTATCTGGAGAATGCTCAATCAAGTGGAAGTTGATGCCGTAAAAATTGGGATGAATAAGCAATTGCTAATTGAAGATTTCATTATTCGCTATGGTGAATCACTCAGTCAGATTGGATTTAGCACCCGTGAAATTATGCGATTAACTAGTCAGGGTCTAGGGATTGCTTAG
- a CDS encoding beta strand repeat-containing protein, with the protein MNYPSKRVQKSDRIKTLKPSPFLLRFLAALSIGGGGAWQLFPLIASAQTVPLTPAGTAINNTATGTYVDPNTGETFNTTSNTVTATVAEVAGVAAVPSGIIDVNGGSVTTNDQLLFTFLVTNVGNEVSALHIPSTVTPVGANLGSAQVLNGVTLTAGVYVTEINGVILARPVILPANGNTNDATFINAINNAAGGNYTALNGGTPFNGSINANSGIKVIVPATVTATVAGNPVSVTLGDTGANNNNAGTQNQPDSGLEPPTLGGTDPISAASEIYTINFAGAPPANGVRESSAFQTVPLATQINSLALATILKTRIAYNANSAATFTDDTLTYRLDLRVESAAPTGSTGIVPAPLLGTSIRVDGASPVTKVLISDAIPTNTTIDLTALPPATVTINGVVWTRVYTAQPVATGPLAATQDWLTTAPTAGTTRIGYIADGPLAPGYTTALDPNGFRIQVVTTGLTAVSSAVTIANVAQVFGQSTAGSISPTNPLVYDESGDQNPNNFENGSPSIPPITTTNTSPSGVADPNTDGTDSNNGGNNNQGTGPGGEDNVFTINPPGSILNGPQGQAGAIGPNGTNQTDFANKSAPIAAGLKTGDPVNPAAVTFTNTVQNPSSNTSQLDNVTLEPISATLAAAATGTAIANYDLSNLPLTNAPLPEGTTVLIAYGNRAALYTLTSGEFVLTSSSPATVSVSGTTVTITPGANETTPAPIIIPTVAIGQSLDYYVQVDLPGGAAGAVVTKGYSVPIVAYVNSNTTDGSTFKTTGTQLGQDNPFNIEINRVYTGYLDLVKLSRVLQGTGPALSVPADGTFSNTSKTPAPGNIIEYLLSYTNISTPASGSGNVVLNANNIVITEDGAVAPNNWATTTLNVPSTARVDQDGTQPTPNTVPTYNAVITFFTGATATTTTDPTVTRYLDSIPTLTPGQTGYFKFQRQVK; encoded by the coding sequence ATGAATTATCCAAGTAAAAGAGTCCAGAAAAGCGATCGCATCAAAACGTTAAAGCCTAGTCCCTTTCTTCTACGATTTTTAGCAGCGCTCTCCATTGGTGGAGGTGGAGCATGGCAATTATTTCCCCTAATAGCATCAGCCCAAACAGTTCCCTTGACACCTGCTGGCACAGCAATCAACAATACTGCCACAGGTACATATGTAGACCCGAATACAGGTGAAACCTTTAACACCACTTCCAATACCGTCACAGCCACAGTTGCCGAAGTTGCAGGTGTCGCGGCTGTTCCCTCAGGAATCATTGATGTTAACGGGGGTAGTGTTACCACCAATGATCAACTGCTCTTCACTTTTTTGGTTACTAATGTAGGTAATGAAGTCTCAGCACTACATATTCCATCCACTGTAACTCCCGTAGGCGCAAATCTTGGCAGCGCTCAAGTACTTAATGGGGTCACACTGACTGCTGGTGTTTATGTTACGGAAATTAACGGGGTTATCCTAGCAAGACCTGTAATTCTTCCTGCTAATGGCAATACAAATGACGCTACCTTTATAAATGCGATTAACAATGCTGCTGGCGGTAACTATACTGCCCTAAATGGCGGTACACCTTTTAATGGCAGCATTAACGCCAATTCTGGTATTAAGGTAATCGTGCCTGCGACCGTTACCGCAACTGTAGCAGGCAACCCTGTATCAGTCACCTTAGGCGATACAGGAGCTAACAACAACAATGCTGGCACTCAAAACCAACCTGACAGTGGATTAGAACCGCCAACTCTTGGTGGTACGGATCCCATATCCGCCGCATCTGAAATTTATACAATCAATTTTGCGGGCGCTCCCCCAGCGAATGGAGTCCGTGAATCTAGTGCCTTCCAGACCGTACCTTTAGCTACCCAAATCAACAGCCTTGCGCTAGCGACAATTCTCAAAACCCGCATAGCCTATAATGCGAATAGTGCAGCAACTTTCACTGATGACACCCTCACCTATCGTTTAGATTTGCGGGTGGAGTCAGCAGCACCTACTGGTAGCACTGGCATCGTTCCTGCGCCCTTGCTAGGCACTAGCATCAGAGTTGATGGCGCTTCTCCCGTAACGAAGGTGTTGATTTCTGACGCAATTCCTACCAACACCACTATAGATCTTACAGCCCTTCCTCCTGCCACAGTCACGATCAATGGCGTGGTTTGGACAAGGGTTTATACAGCTCAACCCGTAGCTACTGGTCCCTTAGCTGCTACACAGGATTGGTTAACGACTGCACCCACGGCTGGGACAACGCGCATTGGTTATATTGCCGATGGTCCACTAGCTCCGGGATATACCACAGCCCTTGATCCGAATGGTTTCCGTATCCAAGTCGTTACAACTGGCTTAACAGCAGTGAGCAGTGCCGTTACGATCGCTAACGTTGCCCAAGTATTTGGTCAAAGCACAGCAGGGTCGATCAGCCCTACGAATCCACTAGTTTATGATGAATCTGGTGACCAAAATCCCAATAACTTTGAGAATGGCTCCCCATCAATACCACCAATTACGACCACTAACACTTCACCGAGTGGTGTAGCAGATCCGAATACTGATGGCACTGATAGCAATAATGGTGGTAATAACAACCAAGGTACTGGACCTGGTGGTGAAGACAACGTTTTCACCATTAATCCTCCTGGTTCCATTTTAAATGGACCTCAAGGACAAGCGGGGGCGATCGGACCCAACGGAACTAACCAAACTGATTTTGCGAACAAGTCTGCACCGATTGCGGCGGGACTGAAAACGGGAGATCCTGTCAATCCCGCAGCCGTCACTTTCACCAACACGGTTCAGAATCCTTCTAGTAACACCAGTCAATTAGACAATGTCACCTTGGAGCCAATATCGGCAACCTTGGCAGCAGCAGCTACTGGTACAGCGATCGCAAACTATGACCTAAGCAATCTCCCCCTCACTAATGCACCATTACCAGAAGGCACAACAGTCTTGATCGCCTATGGCAATCGGGCTGCTTTGTACACCCTGACTAGTGGAGAGTTTGTTCTGACTTCTAGCTCACCCGCAACTGTTAGTGTTAGCGGTACAACGGTCACAATTACGCCCGGAGCTAACGAGACAACTCCTGCACCAATCATTATTCCTACCGTTGCTATCGGTCAGTCCCTAGACTATTACGTTCAGGTTGATCTACCAGGAGGAGCGGCAGGTGCTGTAGTAACTAAAGGCTATTCTGTACCGATAGTTGCCTACGTCAACAGTAATACAACAGATGGCTCTACCTTCAAAACGACTGGTACACAATTGGGACAAGATAATCCCTTCAATATTGAGATTAACCGCGTTTACACAGGTTACTTAGATCTAGTCAAGCTATCTCGCGTTTTGCAAGGAACAGGTCCCGCATTATCAGTACCAGCAGACGGAACCTTTAGTAACACATCTAAAACCCCTGCCCCCGGTAACATCATTGAGTACCTTCTGAGCTATACCAATATCTCTACTCCCGCAAGTGGCAGTGGCAATGTGGTTTTGAATGCGAATAATATCGTGATTACGGAAGATGGTGCAGTGGCTCCAAATAACTGGGCTACCACAACTTTAAATGTGCCTAGCACCGCTCGTGTTGATCAAGATGGTACGCAGCCCACTCCCAATACAGTTCCCACCTATAACGCTGTGATCACCTTCTTCACTGGTGCGACAGCTACAACCACCACAGATCCTACTGTCACCAGATATCTTGACAGCATCCCGACATTGACTCCGGGTCAAACGGGATACTTTAAGTTCCAACGTCAGGTCAAGTAG
- a CDS encoding DUF11 domain-containing protein, which yields MKNIKTIAIGAIALISTVSLANVTPILASLQQSEPMVAQTAKQQSPIQLKLAAERQSIVAVASGQVDWKPLNSDTALRPGETIRYVVTASNISDRTIKKLVVTQPIPKNSVYVLNSATLPNIEGAKLDYSIDGGKTYSESPTIRVKLENGEIATRPAPASMYTNVRWNFGDSFPAKTMVNATYQVRIR from the coding sequence ATGAAAAATATCAAGACAATTGCCATAGGCGCGATCGCCTTAATTTCTACAGTTTCCTTAGCTAATGTAACGCCAATATTAGCGAGCTTGCAGCAGAGCGAACCGATGGTTGCTCAAACCGCTAAGCAACAATCACCAATCCAATTAAAACTTGCGGCAGAAAGACAATCGATTGTTGCCGTTGCCTCTGGGCAAGTAGACTGGAAGCCTCTCAACTCTGACACAGCGCTTCGTCCAGGAGAAACTATTCGTTATGTGGTAACTGCTAGCAATATTAGCGATCGCACGATCAAGAAATTAGTGGTCACTCAACCAATACCCAAAAACTCAGTTTATGTTCTCAATTCCGCAACCTTACCAAATATCGAAGGCGCGAAATTAGATTACAGCATTGATGGCGGTAAAACCTATAGCGAAAGTCCAACCATTCGAGTCAAGCTGGAAAATGGAGAAATTGCTACTCGTCCTGCGCCTGCAAGTATGTACACCAATGTACGCTGGAACTTTGGAGATAGTTTCCCTGCCAAAACCATGGTAAATGCCACCTATCAAGTTCGCATTCGCTAG
- a CDS encoding DUF11 domain-containing protein, whose protein sequence is MKKRSWATRHLTKQYFWCDSFKWAAILLFGVSQFPELSFAQQVTPTPSPIKNTATYSYTDPVTGNVFTGLSSQLQVQPQKILIDPFGVLTACDGGLLPDFSDFSIGLYELLNATGDIGSPISLTATVPPSQPSANKFVGLAPNFYNANPFFLTNSDQGRYNFLLDPSRGQVDTGREYVLVVKPPAKSQLSGRRIKITINSRNGNIVSYTATSLDGNPISSTGGETSINGQFDISNAETVGLSLAVVNLKLNICETQAIQIIKTGDRAAAEPGDIAVYRLAVRNLSSAEISQPEIRDDLPIGFQYVNNSVRAELGGVAVAVTLVQNGRSLIFQPNITLPKSSSNLALNIAYAAQVTNDAIRGTGINRATISGVRSDNKQVVRDGPVFHQLRIRPGILSDCGTLIGRVFVDKNFDGEQQPGEPGVPNAVIFMDDGTRIVTDANGLYSLSNVLSGSRTLALDLTSVSGYTLAPNLYFIERNSQSRLVRLAPGGLGRVNFAVTPAARGLSNNQQGGTK, encoded by the coding sequence ATGAAAAAACGAAGTTGGGCGACCAGACATCTAACAAAACAATATTTTTGGTGCGACAGTTTTAAATGGGCTGCGATACTTCTGTTTGGAGTATCACAATTCCCAGAACTGAGCTTTGCGCAACAAGTAACCCCAACTCCTTCACCAATTAAAAATACCGCTACCTACAGTTATACCGACCCCGTCACGGGAAATGTATTTACAGGGCTTTCGTCACAACTTCAAGTGCAACCACAGAAGATCCTGATTGATCCCTTTGGTGTACTGACAGCCTGCGATGGTGGCTTATTGCCAGACTTCTCAGATTTTAGTATTGGTTTGTATGAATTGCTTAATGCCACAGGTGATATTGGCTCACCTATTTCCCTAACTGCTACAGTACCGCCAAGTCAACCATCAGCTAACAAATTTGTTGGGCTTGCCCCCAATTTCTACAATGCCAATCCCTTCTTTCTCACAAACAGCGATCAAGGGCGCTATAACTTTCTGCTTGATCCTAGTCGCGGGCAAGTTGATACTGGTCGCGAGTATGTTTTAGTTGTCAAACCTCCTGCCAAATCGCAACTAAGTGGAAGAAGAATTAAGATCACCATCAATTCACGGAATGGCAATATCGTAAGTTATACAGCTACATCGCTGGATGGTAATCCTATATCGTCAACTGGTGGCGAGACTTCGATTAATGGACAATTCGATATTAGTAATGCAGAAACCGTAGGGCTATCTCTGGCGGTAGTTAATCTCAAATTGAATATCTGCGAAACACAGGCAATCCAAATTATAAAAACAGGCGATCGCGCCGCCGCAGAACCCGGAGACATTGCGGTCTATCGCCTAGCAGTTCGGAATCTCTCCAGTGCAGAGATCAGTCAACCTGAAATTCGCGATGATTTACCGATTGGATTCCAATATGTCAACAACTCAGTTCGGGCAGAACTAGGCGGCGTGGCAGTTGCCGTTACCTTAGTTCAGAATGGTAGAAGCCTGATCTTCCAGCCCAATATTACCCTTCCCAAATCATCTAGCAATCTTGCACTTAATATCGCTTACGCAGCTCAAGTCACCAATGATGCAATTCGTGGCACAGGGATTAATAGAGCAACCATCTCAGGAGTGCGTAGCGACAATAAGCAGGTTGTCCGTGATGGTCCTGTCTTCCACCAGTTAAGAATTCGTCCTGGGATTCTCTCGGATTGTGGAACTTTAATCGGACGGGTATTTGTAGATAAGAACTTTGATGGTGAACAACAACCTGGGGAACCGGGTGTACCTAATGCAGTAATTTTTATGGATGATGGTACTCGCATTGTGACCGATGCCAATGGACTTTATTCTCTGAGTAACGTTCTTTCTGGCAGTCGTACTTTGGCGCTTGATTTAACCTCTGTTTCAGGTTATACCCTCGCACCTAACTTATATTTTATTGAGCGTAATAGTCAATCACGTTTGGTGAGGTTAGCCCCCGGAGGATTAGGTCGGGTTAACTTTGCGGTGACTCCTGCGGCACGAGGTCTTAGTAATAACCAACAGGGAGGTACAAAATAA
- a CDS encoding OmpA family protein: MRKVNSSKVMVISIGCASLVSTLLVNQAIAQTTSPNVTAPSYQIIVNSDRDGEIQPDRELTLREAIAIANGTLTLDRLSDAEKIQVKPSNSKGSQIGFALPSDRTTIRLNKSLPDLRSPNLTIDGTTQAGYDAQRSFAQELAIPQPIVAIAPADGVEIFRGLTIVADGVTIRGLSLYGFNASENVPTSTPSADVFISHQAPPPDTSQQQYPSKAAPFYDSNRPPQNVTLEANWLGIPPNGVMPKQTSSFGIYLFNSADTIIRHNRIAYHAGSGIVTSVRATGTQILENAITSNGFDGMPHGIYLEGEIANLRIKGNTLCANDGSGVYLFKPNGAIQIEDNRILFNDRSTNYAAIYLMGNDHQVTNNEISNQRGAGVAIAAYPKSDRNLIRKNSFTALRGLSIDLISQNHVSDRDLITGDGINIQRDSHFRRVDTANGAINPPTFLTTAFPMFTPNKVNIDGTADPNTEIDLYRVTDKPDPNLPYGSLNEYLTTIKTDANGKFGASLTNLQVGDTISAIATDPQYGTSEPALNARIVNADLSVPAPANPQPTIPTCTTPPNIVQTPPPHTPIVLSVPRQIHFALDRDEISPNSAKILDRIAAVLQQYPTIIITLTGHTDPRASDQYNRELGFRRSRAVRNYLMRQGIASERMTVRSLGETQRLSQSNQITDYARDRRVEIEFTDIRDVEIRFENQESDLQLEKLGDKQ, encoded by the coding sequence ATGCGAAAAGTAAACAGCAGTAAAGTAATGGTGATCTCGATTGGCTGCGCTAGTCTAGTCAGTACCTTATTGGTTAATCAGGCGATCGCCCAAACGACATCCCCAAATGTAACAGCCCCCAGTTACCAAATCATCGTCAATAGTGATCGCGATGGGGAAATTCAACCCGATCGCGAATTGACCTTAAGGGAAGCAATTGCGATCGCCAATGGCACACTTACCCTTGATCGACTCAGTGATGCCGAGAAGATTCAAGTTAAACCCAGCAATAGTAAAGGTTCCCAAATTGGATTTGCCCTCCCTAGCGATCGCACCACAATTCGCTTAAATAAATCCCTGCCCGATCTCCGTAGCCCAAATCTCACCATTGATGGCACGACCCAAGCAGGTTACGACGCGCAAAGATCCTTTGCCCAAGAATTAGCAATCCCTCAGCCCATTGTGGCGATCGCCCCTGCGGATGGGGTAGAGATTTTCCGAGGTTTGACAATTGTTGCCGATGGCGTGACCATCCGTGGCTTGAGTCTCTATGGCTTTAATGCCAGTGAAAATGTCCCCACCTCAACGCCATCCGCCGATGTTTTCATCTCCCACCAAGCCCCACCACCCGACACCAGCCAACAACAGTACCCCTCCAAAGCAGCTCCCTTCTACGACAGTAATCGTCCCCCACAAAATGTCACCCTCGAAGCGAACTGGCTGGGCATCCCTCCCAATGGCGTAATGCCAAAGCAAACTTCTAGTTTTGGTATTTACCTATTTAATAGTGCGGATACAATTATTCGGCATAATCGCATTGCCTACCATGCAGGCAGTGGCATCGTCACCTCAGTCAGAGCCACAGGAACCCAAATCCTTGAGAATGCGATTACTAGCAATGGGTTTGATGGAATGCCCCACGGCATCTATCTTGAAGGCGAAATTGCCAATTTACGCATTAAGGGCAATACCCTCTGTGCCAATGATGGTAGCGGCGTTTATCTCTTCAAACCCAATGGCGCGATCCAAATTGAAGACAATCGCATTCTCTTTAACGATCGCAGCACCAACTATGCCGCTATTTATTTAATGGGTAATGATCATCAAGTCACAAATAACGAAATCAGCAATCAACGGGGCGCAGGTGTAGCGATCGCCGCTTATCCCAAAAGTGATCGAAACCTGATTCGCAAAAATAGTTTTACCGCACTCAGGGGGCTCAGCATTGATCTGATCTCCCAAAACCACGTTAGCGATCGCGACTTGATCACAGGCGATGGCATCAATATTCAGCGTGATTCCCATTTCCGACGGGTAGATACTGCCAATGGCGCAATTAACCCACCGACTTTTCTCACGACCGCTTTCCCAATGTTCACCCCCAATAAAGTCAATATCGATGGTACGGCTGACCCCAACACCGAGATCGACCTCTACCGCGTCACGGACAAACCCGATCCCAATCTGCCCTATGGCTCCCTCAACGAATATCTCACCACCATCAAAACCGATGCTAATGGCAAGTTTGGCGCATCCCTAACCAATCTCCAAGTGGGCGACACCATTAGTGCGATCGCCACCGATCCTCAATACGGCACATCGGAACCCGCCTTAAATGCCCGCATCGTCAATGCTGATCTCTCGGTTCCTGCACCTGCTAACCCACAACCAACTATTCCCACCTGCACCACCCCACCCAATATCGTTCAAACTCCCCCACCGCACACGCCGATTGTCCTATCCGTGCCGCGTCAAATCCACTTTGCGTTAGATCGTGATGAAATCAGCCCCAACAGCGCTAAAATTTTGGATCGCATCGCTGCCGTACTCCAGCAATACCCCACAATCATCATCACCCTCACAGGACATACTGATCCCAGAGCCAGTGATCAATATAACCGTGAACTCGGTTTTAGGCGATCGCGAGCCGTTCGTAACTACTTGATGCGACAGGGTATTGCCTCGGAAAGGATGACAGTGCGATCGCTAGGTGAAACCCAACGACTCTCCCAGAGCAATCAAATCACCGACTATGCCCGTGATCGGCGAGTCGAGATTGAATTCACCGATATCCGTGATGTCGAGATTCGCTTTGAAAATCAAGAATCAGACTTGCAACTGGAGAAGCTAGGAGACAAACAATAA